One segment of Solanum stenotomum isolate F172 chromosome 1, ASM1918654v1, whole genome shotgun sequence DNA contains the following:
- the LOC125877652 gene encoding uncharacterized protein LOC125877652 isoform X3 has protein sequence MEGLIFEYLLARRYTGGHKGAISCLMNFMAASGESLLVSGGSDGLLVLWSADNALDSRELVPKLSLKAHDGGVIAVELSRVIGNAPQLITIGADKTLAIWDTVSFKELRRIKPVPKLACHSVASWCHPRAPNLDILTCVKDSHIWAVEHPTYSALTRPLCELSALVPPQLLVSHKKLKVYSMVAHPLQPHLVATGTNIGIILCEFDQKSLPPVAVLPTPTESREHTAVYVVERELKLLQFQLSNTTAPALGSNGSLSDTGRFRGEIPEQLHVKQTKKHITTPAPHDSYSVLSVSSSGKYLAIVWPDIPYFSIYKVSDWSIVDSGSARLLAWDTCRDRFALLESALPPRIPIIPKGSSRKAKEAAAAAAQAAAAAASAASSATVQVRILLDDGTSNVLMKSVGSRSEPVIGLHGGALLGVAYRTSRRVSAAAATAISTIQSMPLSGYGGSSVSSFSTMEDGSQKSAAEAAPQNFQLYSWETFQPVGGLLPQPDWTAWDQTVEYCAFGYPQHIVICSLRPQFRYLGDVAIPFATGAVWQRRQLFVATPTTVECVFVDAGVAPIDIETKRRKEEMKLKEAQSRGITEHGELALITVDNQQSNPQERIALRPPMLQVVRLASFQHAPSIPPFLSLPRQSKVDGDASSVLKEMEARKANEVAVGGGGVAVAVTRFPAEQTRPVGPLVIVGVRDGVLWLIDRYMCAHAISLSHPGIRCRCLAAYGDAVSAVKWASRLGREHHDDLAQFMLGMGYATEALHLPGISKRLEFDLALQSNDLKRALQCLLTMSNSRDIGQETVGLDLNDLMNMTKKKENVVEAVQGVVKFAKEFMELIDAADATAQADIAREALKRLAAAGSIKGALRGQELRGVALRLANHGELTRLSNLVNNLISVGAGREAAFAAALLGDNVLMEKAWQETGMLAEAVLHAHAHGRPSMRTLVQSWNKMLQKEMEHTPSMKTDAAAAFLASLEGPKLTSLADAAKKPPIEILPPGMASLYGPNPGQAKPLLGKPGLPQPGKPLLLEGSKTTAPMASVPAGSNTSATSESGVPPKSENGASTTPESGNPPASDSGAAPASDSGAAPAAETGAAPAAETGAAPTTETGATPPVIESGAAPATETGATPAESSTTQTSNLDSSVAADAIVPATPALNESDYLALVPSTSAPVEPTTIGAIVPSTSATGPPPVTDNKKPSVPDERLMIDFS, from the exons ATGGAAGGTCTCATTTTTGAATATTTG CTTGCACGAAGATACACAGGAGGTCACAAGGGAGCAATTTCTTGTTTGATGAatttcatggctgcttctggcGAG TCTCTTCTAGTTTCTGGTGGTAGTGACGGATTGCTTGTACTTTGGAGTGCAGACAACGCTCTTGATTCAAGAGAGCTTGTTCCTAAGCTCAGCTTAAAA GCTCATGATGGTGGGGTTATTGCTGTTGAGCTCTCCAGAGTTATTGGTAATGCACCACAGCTCATTACTATTGGTGCTGATAAAACATTAGCAATCTGGGACACCGTCTCTTTTAAG GAATTGCGTCGAATAAAACCTGTTCCAAAACTAGCTTGTCATAGTGTAGCATCGTGGTGCCACCCACGGGCTCCCAACCTTGATATCTTGACGTGTGTCAAAGATTCCCATATATG GGCTGTCGAGCACCCCACCTATTCTGCTCTTACAAGGCCGTTGTGTGAACTTTCTGCACTAGTACCTCCACAATTACTTGTCTCTCACAAGAAGCTGAAG GTTTATTCTATGGTTGCACATCCTTTACAGCCACACCTTGTAGCTACTGGAACCAATATTGGCATTATTCTCTGCGAATTTGATCAGAAGTCTCTTCCTCCTGTAGCAGTACTGCCAACACCAACAGAAAGTCGTGAACATACTGCTGTCTATGTAGTTGAAAGGGAATTGAAGCTGTTGCAATTTCAGTTATCTAACACCACTGCTCCAGCACTCGGAAGTAATGGGTCTTTGAGTGACACAGGAAGGTTCAGAGGAGAGATTCCTGAGCAACTCCATGTCAAACAAACCAAAAAGCATATTACTACTCCAGCTCCGCACGATTCTTACTCAGTTCTTTCTGTCAGCAGTTCTGGGAA GTATCTAGCAATTGTATGGCCTGATATACCTTACTTCTCTATCTACAAAGTCAGTGATTGGTCAATTGTTGATTCTGGAAGTGCAAGGCTTTTGGCTTGGGATACTTGTCGAGATAGGTTTGCTTTGTTGGAGTCTGCACTTCCTCCTAGAATTCCCATCATTCCAAAAGGTTCATCAAGAAAAGCGAAGGAAGCTGCTGCAGCTGCAGCACAGGCAGCAGCAGCTGCTGCTTCTGCTGCTTCTTCTGCCACTGTTCAAGTTCGTATATTGCTGGATGACGGGACATCAAATGTATTAATGAAGTCGGTGGGAAGCCGGAGTGAACCAGTTATTGGCTTGCATGGAGGGGCATTACTTGGTGTGGCCTATCGAACTTCGCGAAGGGTTAGTGCTGCTGCTGCTACAGCAATTTCAACAATTCAATCTATGCCATTATCAGGCTATGGAGGTAGTTCTGTATCTTCATTTAGCACTATGGAAGACGGTTCTCAAAAATCTGCAGCTGAAGCAGCACCTCAGAACTTCCAACTATATAGCTGGGAAACATTTCAACCAGTGGGTGGTCTTCTTCCTCAACCAGATTGGACCGCATGGGATCAAACAGTTGAGTATTGTGCTTTTGGTTATCCACAGCACATTGTCATATGTTCCTTGCGTCCACAGTTTAGATACTTGGGGGATGTTGCAATTCCTTTTGCCACTGGGGCAGTTTGGCAGCGAAGGCAGTTATTTGTTGCTACACCTACTACTGTTGAGTGTGTTTTTGTGGATGCCGGGGTTGCGCCTATTGACATAGAAacgaaaagaagaaaagaggaaatGAAACTTAAAGAAGCACAGTCAAGAGGTATTACTGAACATGGAGAATTAGCCTTGATAACAGTCGACAATCAACAATCAAATCCACAAGAGAGGATAGCATTGAGACCCCCAATGTTACAAGTTGTGCGATTGGCTTCTTTTCAGCATGCACCCTCTATTCCTCCATTTCTGTCATTACCTAGACAGTCAAAAGTTGATGGTGATGCATCGAGTGTGCTCAAGGAGATGGAAGCTCGTAAGGCTAATGAGGTGGCAGTTGGTGGTGGTGGGGTTGCAGTAGCTGTCACTCGTTTTCCTGCAGAGCAAACACGTCCAGTTGGACCTCTTGTTATTGTAGGTGTTCGAGATGGTGTTCTTTGGCTAATAGATCGATACATGTGTGCTCATGCAATATCCCTTAGCCATCCTGGTATCCGTTGTCGATGTTTGGCAGCTTATGGAGATGCTGTAAGTGCTGTAAAATGGGCCAGTCGACTTGGCAGAGAACATCATGATGATTTAGCGCAATTTATGCTTGGGATGGGTTATGCTACTGAAGCACTTCATTTACCTGGAATATCCAAGAGGTTAGAGTTTGATCTGGCCCTGCAGAGTAATGATTTGAAAAGAGCGCTGCAGTGCCTTCTAACCATGAGCAACAGCAGAGATATTGGGCAAGAAACTGTTGGATTGGATCTGAACGATCTTATGAACATGActaagaaaaaggaaaatgttGTTGAAGCTGTTCAAGGAGTAGTTAAATTTGCCAAGGAGTTTATGGAACTCATTGATGCTGCAGATGCTACAGCACAAGCTGATATTGCTCGTGAAGCTCTTAAAAGACTAGCTGCTGCTGGTTCTATAAAGGGAGCTCTACGAGGTCAGGAATTAAGAGGCGTTGCTTTACGGCTTGCAAATCATGGGGAGTTGACACGACTCAGT AACTTGGTAAACAACTTGATATCAGTTGGTGCGGGACGGGAGGCTGCATTTGCAGCTGCACTTTTGGGAGACAATGTACTTATGGAGAAAGCATGGCAGGAAACTGGGATGCTTGCTGAGGCTGTACTACATGCACAT GCTCATGGCCGACCTTCAATGAGAACCTTGGTCCAGTCATGGAACAAAATGTTGCAGAAGGAGATGGAACATACTCCATCAATGAAAACCGATGCCGCAGCTGCATTTCTGGCCTCCCTCGAGGGGCCTAAGCTCACAAGTTTGGCAGATGCTGCGAAGAAGCCACCAATTGAAATTCTGCCACCTGGTATGGCATCTCTATACGGTCCAAATCCCGGTCAAGCCAAACCTCTTTTGGGGAAGCCGGGGTTGCCACAACCTGGCAAACCACTACTTCTGGAAGGATCTAAAACAACAGCACCAATGGCTTCTGTTCCTGCTGGAAGCAACACATCTGCAACATCAGAATCCGGTGTTCCTCCTAAATCAGAAAATGGGGCTTCCACTACACCAGAATCAGGTAATCCACCTGCGTCAGACTCTGGTGCTGCACCGGCATCAGACTCTGGCGCTGCACCCGCAGCAGAAACTGGCGCTGCACCCGCAGCAGAAACTGGCGCTGCACCCACGACAGAAACTGGTGCTACACCGCCCGTGATAGAATCTGGTGCTGCACCCGCAACAGAAACCGGTGCCACTCCTGCAGAATCAAGTACAACCCAAACATCAAACTTGGATTCTTCAGTTGCTGCTGATGCAATTGTGCCTGCTACACCAGCATTGAATGAATCAGACTATCTGGCGTTGGTCCCATCAACATCGGCTCCTGTAGAACCAACTACAATTGGCGCAATTGTTCCATCAACTTCAGCCACGGGTCCACCACCTGTGACAGATAACAAGAAACCAAGTGTTCCTGATGAACGTCTAATGATTGATTTTTCTTGA